Proteins encoded by one window of Micromonospora coxensis:
- a CDS encoding alpha/beta fold hydrolase: MFAGFTLAQVDVGPVRLRIRHGGSGPPVVLLHGHPRTHATWHRVAPLLADRFTVICPDLRGYGGSSKPPGGPDHAGYAKRAMARDVVGLLDALGHGRAAVVGHDRGCYVAMRTALDHPDRVSRLGVLDGVPIGEALARCDARFAARWWHWFFLAQSAKPAERVINADPDAWYGGSPHEMGAQAYADYRRAIHDPATVHAMCEDYRAGLGPDRAADDADRAAGRRIGCPTLFCWSTRDDLVELYGDPAAIWRQWAPDLRVAPIDSGHHMAEEAPEQLAAVLGAFLAD; this comes from the coding sequence ATGTTCGCCGGTTTCACCCTGGCCCAGGTCGACGTCGGCCCGGTGCGCCTGCGGATACGCCACGGCGGGTCCGGGCCCCCGGTGGTGCTGCTGCACGGCCATCCCCGTACCCATGCCACCTGGCACCGGGTCGCGCCGCTGCTCGCCGACCGGTTCACCGTCATCTGCCCGGACCTGCGCGGCTACGGCGGCTCCTCGAAACCGCCGGGCGGCCCGGACCACGCCGGGTACGCCAAGCGGGCCATGGCCCGCGACGTGGTCGGCCTGCTCGACGCCCTCGGCCACGGCCGGGCGGCGGTCGTCGGCCACGACCGGGGTTGCTACGTGGCGATGCGCACGGCGCTGGACCACCCCGACCGGGTGAGCCGGCTCGGCGTCCTCGACGGCGTGCCGATCGGCGAGGCGCTGGCGCGCTGCGACGCCCGGTTCGCCGCCCGGTGGTGGCACTGGTTCTTCCTCGCCCAGTCCGCCAAGCCGGCCGAACGCGTGATCAACGCCGACCCCGACGCCTGGTACGGCGGATCACCGCACGAGATGGGCGCGCAGGCGTACGCCGACTATCGCCGGGCGATCCACGACCCGGCCACGGTGCACGCGATGTGCGAGGACTACCGGGCCGGGCTGGGGCCGGACCGGGCAGCCGACGACGCGGACCGGGCGGCCGGGCGGCGGATCGGCTGCCCGACGCTGTTCTGCTGGTCCACCCGGGACGACCTGGTCGAGCTGTACGGCGACCCGGCGGCGATCTGGCGGCAGTGGGCCCCGGACCTGCGGGTCGCTCCGATCGACTCGGGCCACCACATGGCCGAGGAGGCGCCGGAGCAGTTGGCCGCCGTACTGGGAGCGTTCCTGGCGGACTGA